The following are encoded in a window of Vigna unguiculata cultivar IT97K-499-35 chromosome 8, ASM411807v1, whole genome shotgun sequence genomic DNA:
- the LOC114195589 gene encoding molybdate transporter 1-like has product MAMTHENPTSNPISDPEAQEITRTPTPSTAAAAKGYSAKVVVNKVKNNLVFHSKWGELNGAMGDLGTYIPIVLALTLARDLNLGTTLIFTGVYNIITGAIYGVPMPVQPMKSIAAQALSDTTFGVSEIMAAGILTGGVLFVLGVTGLMQLVYMLIPLCVVRGIQLAQGLSFALTAVKYVRKVQDLPKSKSLGERHWLGLDGLVLAIVCLCFIVIVNGAGEKNRGCCEGVQSGGDDMQNEVARNKRRSRVRRVIFSLPSAFMVFVLGVVLAFVRRHEVVHEIKFGPSSIEVVKFSKHAWKKGFVKGAIPQLPLSILNSVVAVCKLSSDLFPGKDFSATSLSVTVGLMNLVGSWFGAMPSCHGAGGLAGQYKFGGRSGGCVALLGVAKLALGLVLGSSLAHILRQFPVGILGVLLLFAGIELAMCCRDMNTKEDSFVMLICTAVSLVGSSAALGFLCGMIIYVLLRLRNWSRDKPLSAIWMQKNPEQV; this is encoded by the coding sequence ATGGCAATGACGCACGAAAACCCTACTTCGAATCCAATCTCAGATCCTGAAGCACAGGAAATCACTCGAACTCCTACTCCTTCCACCGCCGCAGCGGCCAAAGGTTACTCAGCCAAAGTGGTGGTGAACAAAGTGAAGAACAACCttgtttttcattcaaaatgGGGTGAACTGAACGGTGCCATGGGTGATCTTGGCACTTATATACCAATAGTGTTGGCCTTGACCCTTGCCAGGGACCTCAACCTTGGCACCACACTCATCTTCACAGGTGTCTACAACATCATCACTGGAGCCATCTATGGCGTCCCCATGCCGGTCCAGCCCATGAAATCCATCGCAGCTCAGGCCTTGTCGGACACAACCTTCGGCGTCTCGGAGATCATGGCCGCCGGAATATTAACCGGTGGGGTGTTGTTTGTTCTGGGGGTGACAGGGTTGATGCAGCTCGTGTACATGTTGATTCCTCTGTGTGTTGTGAGGGGAATTCAGCTGGCACAGGGCTTGTCTTTTGCTCTCACAGCGGTTAAGTATGTGAGGAAAGTTCAGGACTTGCCAAAGAGCAAGTCTCTGGGCGAAAGACATTGGTTGGGGTTGGATGGGTTGGTTTTGGctattgtgtgtttgtgtttcatTGTGATTGTGAATGGGGCTGGGGAGAAGAATAGAGGGTGCTGTGAGGGAGTGCAAAGTGGGGGTGATGATATGCAAAATGAGGTTGCAAGAAACAAGAGAAGAAGTAGGGTGAGAAGGGTTATTTTCTCACTGCCTTCAGCTTTCATGGTGTTTGTGTTGGGGGTTGTTTTGGCCTTTGTGAGGAGGCATGAGGTGGTGCATGAGATAAAGTTTGGACCATCATCAATAGAGGTGGTGAAGTTCTCAAAGCATGCATGGAAGAAAGGGTTTGTGAAGGGTGCAATTCCTCAACTTCCACTGTCAATTTTGAACTCTGTGGTGGCTGTTTGCAAGTTGTCATCAGATCTGTTTCCAGGAAAGGATTTCTCAGCCACTTCATTGTCAGTGACAGTGGGGTTGATGAACTTGGTTGGAAGTTGGTTTGGTGCAATGCCAAGTTGCCATGGTGCTGGTGGACTTGCAGGGCAATATAAGTTTGGTGGTAGGAGTGGTGGTTGTGTGGCACTTCTTGGTGTTGCCAAATTAGCTTTGGGTTTGGTGTTGGGAAGTTCTTTGGCACACATCTTAAGGCAATTTCCTGTGGGAATTTTAGGGGTGTTGCTACTTTTTGCTGGAATAGAACTAGCCATGTGTTGTAGGGACATGAACACCAAGGAAGATTCCTTTGTGATGCTTATTTGCACTGCAGTTTCACTTGTGGGATCAAGTGCTGCTCTTGGCTTTTTGTGTGGAATGATTATTTATGTGCTTCTTAGGTTGAGAAATTGGTCAAGGGACAAACCACTTTCTGCCATTTGGATGCAGAAAAATCCTGAGCAAGTGTGA